In Terriglobia bacterium, a genomic segment contains:
- a CDS encoding DUF6152 family protein, with protein sequence MNSMNHRWWACLILAMFAASTALAHHSFAVYDHSKTLNLKGTVTKWQWSNPHAYLDIDVHEGAAVKHYILEGTSINMLQRLGWRSNMIKAGDQVGVVFAPLLNGQPAGLLLEITLPNGEKKDLPVPAANSFKRTPEP encoded by the coding sequence ATGAATTCAATGAACCACAGATGGTGGGCATGTTTGATCCTGGCTATGTTTGCCGCCAGCACCGCGCTGGCCCATCATTCGTTCGCTGTATACGATCACTCCAAAACCCTGAATCTGAAGGGAACGGTCACGAAGTGGCAATGGAGCAATCCGCACGCTTATCTCGACATCGACGTTCACGAAGGCGCAGCCGTGAAGCATTACATATTGGAAGGCACCAGCATCAACATGCTCCAACGGCTGGGATGGCGATCCAATATGATCAAGGCCGGCGATCAAGTGGGAGTGGTGTTCGCTCCGCTGTTGAATGGCCAGCCCGCAGGCCTTCTGCTTGAAATCACTCTACCAAACGGCGAGAAAAAAGATTTACCCGTCCCCGCTGCAAACTCGTTCAAACGGACGCCGGAGCCATAA
- a CDS encoding WD40 repeat domain-containing protein, with the protein MQGSFLTGQSIYADNERIFAASYQGDLFILERNREEGFPLIQTIHLPSPLTAVTGDGNNVYVSSRDGNLYVFSKTWPVQAVRSMSLSQEGLASVALADNKLYVATGQASMAISNDHIYLSELNRGDFGLEVSTMKPYGTQSSTGVTLVFSPGTLQFSGSIPNPPVGQVNINTWLNFIYLTVPGCCGSGITVYDANTMKGIQFIDRPTNTVVGIARRGNPLLVGGSESGAVDLYAFEGTAYNLVSTAALPALTGFNDPEDIEIRALWADGLDNLVIAASSWGNDRSRGPNLPSMFFLEINNNTMQCMHQPCRIAKVN; encoded by the coding sequence TTGCAAGGATCCTTTCTGACAGGACAGTCCATTTACGCGGACAACGAAAGAATTTTTGCCGCGTCGTACCAGGGCGATCTCTTCATTCTGGAAAGAAACCGCGAAGAAGGCTTTCCCCTGATTCAAACTATTCATCTCCCATCGCCACTGACTGCGGTGACTGGAGATGGTAACAATGTTTATGTTTCAAGCCGCGACGGCAATCTTTATGTGTTCTCAAAAACCTGGCCGGTCCAGGCGGTGCGTTCGATGTCATTGTCGCAGGAAGGCTTGGCAAGCGTAGCCTTGGCCGATAACAAGCTATACGTTGCCACTGGACAAGCCTCAATGGCTATATCGAACGACCACATTTATCTTTCGGAGCTGAACCGCGGTGACTTCGGTCTTGAAGTCAGCACCATGAAACCATACGGTACGCAATCTTCGACCGGAGTTACACTCGTCTTCAGCCCGGGCACCTTGCAATTCAGCGGCTCGATTCCCAATCCTCCAGTCGGCCAGGTCAACATTAATACCTGGCTGAACTTCATCTATCTGACCGTACCGGGATGTTGCGGTTCGGGGATTACCGTATACGATGCGAATACGATGAAAGGCATCCAATTCATCGACCGGCCAACGAATACGGTTGTAGGAATTGCGAGAAGAGGGAATCCCCTGCTGGTTGGCGGAAGTGAGTCCGGCGCTGTCGACCTGTATGCATTCGAAGGGACCGCCTACAATTTAGTCAGCACTGCGGCGCTTCCCGCGTTGACCGGATTCAACGATCCCGAAGACATTGAGATTCGCGCGCTTTGGGCCGACGGGCTGGATAATCTGGTGATCGCAGCCAGTTCCTGGGGCAATGACCGGAGCCGCGGACCGAATCTCCCATCCATGTTCTTTCTTGAAATCAACAATAATACGATGCAGTGCATGCACCAGCCCTGCCGCATAGCTAAAGTCAATTAA